A segment of the Sphingomonas kaistensis genome:
CCTGCGCCACCCACAGGCCGTCCGCATCGTTGGTGACCATATCGAGCCAGACCGGCGCGCCAAGCGGCACGAACATCGGATCGGTCGCAACCGTGCCGCGCGCGGTCACCGGGAGGCCCAGCGCGCCGAGCGGTCCGGGACCGGTCAGTTCCTTGAAGAAGATCTTGGACAGGTTCTCGCGCATCAGGCTCATGCCGCCGTCGGGCTGCGCCCGCATCCAGCGCTTGATCGAGTCCATGTCGGCGCCGCCCGGAGGCAGGATGCCGCGGTCACGCAGGACGCGCCCGACCCCGACATATTCACGGCCGTTCTGGTTGTCGTAGCCGATCCGCATCACAGACCCGTCGGGCAGCCGGAGCCGGCCCGAGCCCTGGATTTCGAGAAAGAACATGTCGACCGGGTCGGCGGCATAAGCCAGCTCGAGCCCGCGCCCCGCAAGCGCCCCGTCATAGACTTCGCCGCGGGTCCAGTAGGGAACGCATTGCCCCGTCTCGTCCAAGCGTCCGCGTCCGGTCGTGCCGTCGGCCCGGGTGCAGCGGACGAGGTCGGGCGGGGTGCGGTAGATCGGCAGCGCATAGCCCGGGCCAGGCACGCGCGAGCCGAGGATCTCAGGCTCCCAATAGCCGGTCGCGAAGGCCGGTTCGGAGCCGACCTTGACCCATGCGAAGCCCGTTTCGAAGAAGCGCTTGGCGTCGGCCGCAGTGTTCGGCACCAGCCGGGCCTGGTCACACGCGGCGCGCCAGTCTTCGCCCTGGGTCAGGCCCGAGGTGTCGGGCCGGCGGACGACCGACGGACAGGATATGCGGAAGGCTGCCAGCGCACGCAGCGCCGCCTCGTCGGTGAACGGGCGCGGCGCGGCGGGGGTGATCCCGCTGAGGGCCGCGGTTGCCGGCTTGGGCGGCTCGGGCGGGACCGGGGTCGGCACCGGCTCCGGAGTGGAGGCGGGCGGAGCCGGCTCGACAGGCGGCATCGGGCGCGTGGCGCAGGCGGCGAGCGACAGGGCGAGCAACGCTCCCAGCCCGAACTTCACGGCGGTCACCTTATTCGTCGTCGGTTTCGACCAGGATCCAGTTGGGATCGCTGCTGCCGAGGTCGCGGCGGAAGGTCCAGCGGTCACGCGTCTGCACCGCATCGCTGACGCTTCCGGCAAGCACATTGCCGTCCGCGTCGCGGGTGATCGCCACGATGTCGGCCTCGAAGCGGACGGTGATGGTCGCGACCTTGCCGCTGGTGTTGGCCGCGGCGATGATCGCCTGCTCGATCGCGATCAGGCGGTTGTCGAGCCGCTGTCCGGCCGACTCGCGCTCCGCGATCGCTTCGTTGAAGGCGCCCGCGATTTCGGGATCGAGGAAGCTGCGCACCTCGTCCAGCTGGCCCTTCCAGAAAGCCTCGAGGATCATCCGGTAGGCGCCTTGCGCACCCTCCAGGAACCGGGCGACGTCGAAACTCGGGTCCGCCGCCAGCAGCGCGCGGACGCCGGGTCCGGCGGTCGGGAGATAGGCCGTGTCGAGCGGCTCGGCCCCAGCACCGTGCGGCTGCGCCTGCGACGGCTGCCCGACCTCGGCTGTCCGTGCCAGCTGGGGCTCGGGCTCGTGCCGGTTGCTGGGTAGTTGCTGCTCATGGCCGGTGCGTTCGCCAAGCACGCTGTAGAGCCTGAAGCCGACGAACAGCGCTACCAGCGCAAGGATGATGATCGAAACCAAGAGTGTCGCCTTCTTTCCCGTCGGGAGTATATTACCGCAACGCCTAACATAGGCACTGGTGCCCAAGCCGCAAACCCTGGCACTGAGCATATCTCGCGCCATTGCACCGCTTCGGCCCGGCTGCTAGTCGCCCGCCCCGAACAAGCCGCGGGAAGCAGCCGTCTTCCCGTGCCTTTCACTGTAGCATGTTTGAGGGCATTTGATCATGGCCGCTTCCGATCCCGTTTCCACCGGCGCCAACGGCGCTGCCGAGCCCACCGCCGAAGGCCCCCAGGTCGCCGCGCTGGCGCAATATGTGAAGGATCTGTCGGTCGAGAACCCCTCGTCGCCGCAGGTCTTCCAGTGGAACGAGCAGCCGCAGCTCGACGTGCAGTTCAACATTGCCGTGAACAAGGTCGCCGACGACGTCCACGAAGTGGTGCTCAAGATCGACGCTTCGGCGCGTTCGGCGTCGGGGGTGCAGTTCGTCCTCGACCTCAGCTATGCCGGCATCTTCGGGCTTCGCAACATTCCCGAGGAGCAGCTTCCGCCGTTCCTCCTGGTCGAAGCCCCGCGCCTGCTGTTCCCGTTCGCCCGCCAGGTGGTCGCCGCCGCGACGCAGGATGCCGGCTTCCCGCCGCTGATGCTCGATCCGATCGATTTCGCGAGCGTCTACATGAACCAGGTCGAAGCCGCGCAGGCGATGGCCGACGCCGGTGAGCTTCCGCAGGGCGACACCGTCCAGTAAGCAATCCCTTCCCGGAAACGGGACAGGCGGCGAGGGAACGGCAAGCCCATGAATCTCCTCAAGGCCACC
Coding sequences within it:
- the mltA gene encoding murein transglycosylase A, translated to MPPVEPAPPASTPEPVPTPVPPEPPKPATAALSGITPAAPRPFTDEAALRALAAFRISCPSVVRRPDTSGLTQGEDWRAACDQARLVPNTAADAKRFFETGFAWVKVGSEPAFATGYWEPEILGSRVPGPGYALPIYRTPPDLVRCTRADGTTGRGRLDETGQCVPYWTRGEVYDGALAGRGLELAYAADPVDMFFLEIQGSGRLRLPDGSVMRIGYDNQNGREYVGVGRVLRDRGILPPGGADMDSIKRWMRAQPDGGMSLMRENLSKIFFKELTGPGPLGALGLPVTARGTVATDPMFVPLGAPVWLDMVTNDADGLWVAQDTGGAIKGANRFDTFWGAGEEARRIAGGMSSKGEALLLLPRVSVDRLLSQRAFAQP
- a CDS encoding Tim44/TimA family putative adaptor protein, coding for MVSIIILALVALFVGFRLYSVLGERTGHEQQLPSNRHEPEPQLARTAEVGQPSQAQPHGAGAEPLDTAYLPTAGPGVRALLAADPSFDVARFLEGAQGAYRMILEAFWKGQLDEVRSFLDPEIAGAFNEAIAERESAGQRLDNRLIAIEQAIIAAANTSGKVATITVRFEADIVAITRDADGNVLAGSVSDAVQTRDRWTFRRDLGSSDPNWILVETDDE
- the secB gene encoding protein-export chaperone SecB, which produces MAASDPVSTGANGAAEPTAEGPQVAALAQYVKDLSVENPSSPQVFQWNEQPQLDVQFNIAVNKVADDVHEVVLKIDASARSASGVQFVLDLSYAGIFGLRNIPEEQLPPFLLVEAPRLLFPFARQVVAAATQDAGFPPLMLDPIDFASVYMNQVEAAQAMADAGELPQGDTVQ